Proteins encoded within one genomic window of Calonectris borealis chromosome 1, bCalBor7.hap1.2, whole genome shotgun sequence:
- the RPAP3 gene encoding RNA polymerase II-associated protein 3 isoform X1, with amino-acid sequence MRCLPLPLPLPVPPRGRRGARPVPLRGRGAALHSGRRLGRAGRASGGGRKRQDPAQITMSAPNKALELQLQMKQNAEELQDFMRELESWEKDIKEVDSELRKQSGVPEENLPPIRNKAFKKKKKSKSKVPSKITTEENKKNKIKSYDYEAWGKLDVDKILEELDKEDSTHDSVSPESDSEEDGIRIDTEKALAEKEKGNNYFKQGNFDEAIKCYTRGMHSDPYNPVLPTNRASAFYRMKKFSVAESDCNLALALDKNYIKAYARRGAARFALKNLQGAKEDYEKVLELDANNFEAKNELKKIDQALSSKESSEQKEFEDAVRPELTDEEKKCIEDQQLKQKAITEKDLGNGYFKEGKYEAAIDCYTRGIAADGTNALLPANRAMAYLKIEKYEEAENDCTQALLLDASYSKAFARRGAARVALGKLKEAMQDFEAVLKLEPGNKQAINELTKIRNELAEKEQWTHQEYPAVLIKETEIKNIVKLIDNPLHLKSTKPLRRIAIEEIDDDTPNSDLPSATSLVNNWRNSMSVETTENLDQDDQLTTMDIPKAKHLKIEEISDTSPLQLPAGVKGISSVLHPSLPVNKQREKEIKRSFRSASPVPTIPANSFQLESDFRKLKDCPENMYLYLKQIEPSLYPKLFQKSLDPDLFNQILKILHDFYIEKEEPSLILEILQRLSELKRFDMAVMFMSGSEKKITQVLFNHMNHMGLKGTSVEELEKKYGIFSQ; translated from the exons ATGCGCTGTCTGCCCCTGCCGCTCCCTCTGCCcgtgccgccgcggggccgccggggcgcGAGGcccgtcccgctgcggggccgcggggccgcacTGCATTCTGGGAGGAGGCTCGGCCGCGCGGGGAGGGCGTCCGGCGGCGGGAGAAAGAGGCAGGACCCGGCGCAG ATTACAATGAGTGCACCAAATAAAGCGCTAGAACTACAGctgcaaatgaagcaaaatgCTGAAGAGCTGCAGGATTTTATGAGAGAATTGGAGAGCTGGGAAAAAGATATCAAAGAAGTGGATTCTGAACTAAGGAAACAGAGTGGTGTCCCAGAAGAG AATTTGCCACCAATTCGAAACAaggcttttaagaaaaagaagaaaagcaaaagtaaagtCCCTTCAAAGATAACCAcggaggaaaacaagaaaaacaaaatcaagtctTACGATTATGAAGCATGGGGAAAACTTGATGTG GATAAAATACTTGAAGAACTTGATAAAGAAGATAGTACTCATGATTCTGTATCTCCAGAATCAGACTCCGAAGAAGATGGAATTCGTATAGATACGGAAAAGGCtcttgcagagaaggaaaag GGTAATAACTACTTTAAACAAGGGAACTTTGATGAAGCTATAAAATGCTACACTAGAGGGATGCATTCTGATCCATACAATCCAGTATTGCCCACAAATAGAGCATCTGCTTTTTATAGAATGAAAAA GTTTTCTGTTGCAGAATCTGACTGCAATTTAGCACTTGCTTTAGATAAAAATTACATAAAGGCTTATGCCAGAAGAGGGGCTGCTcgctttgctttgaaaaatcttCAAGGTGCTAAAGAAG ATTATGAAAAAGTTTTAGAGCTGGATGCAAACAACTTTGAAGCaaaaaatgaactgaagaaaattGATCAG GCTTTGTCATCAAAAGAAAGTTCAGAACAGAAAGAGTTTGAAGATGCAGTCAGACCAGAATTAACAGATGAAGAGAAGAAATGCATTGAAGACCAGCAGCTCAAGCAGAAGGCTATTACAGAAAAAGATCTG GGTAATGGTTATTTCAAAGAAGGAAAGTATGAGGCTGCAATAGACTGTTACACCCGTGGTATAGCAGCAGATGGCACCAATGCGCTTCTGCCAGCTAACAGAGCCATGGCCTATCTAAAAATTGAAAA ATatgaagaggcagaaaatgaCTGTACACAAGCTCTGCTCTTGGATGCCTCCTATTCTAAAGCCTTTGCCAGAAGAGGAGCTGCCAGAGTTGCTCTTGGAAAGCTGAAAGAAGCTATGCAAG ATTTTGAAGCTGTTCTGAAGTTGGAACCTGGAAATAAACAAGCAATAAATGAACTCACTAAAATAAGGAAT gaattggCTGAGAAAGAACAGTGGACTCATCAAGAATATCCTGCAGTATtgataaaagaaacagaaataaaaaatatagtgaAACTGATTGATAATCCATTACACCTGAAATCAACA AAACCTTTGCGAAGAATAGCCATTGAAGAAATTGATGATGACACACCAAATAGTGATTTGCCAAGCGCTACTTCTTTAGTCAATAACTGGAGGAATTCAATGAGTGTTGAAACAACAGAGAATCTAGATCAGGATGATCAGTTGACTACAATGGACATTCCAAAAGCAAAGCACTTGAAAATAGAAGAAATCAGTGATACATCACCATTACA GCTTCCTGCTGGTGTGAAAGGAATTTCGTCAGTGTTGCATCCATCCTTACCTGTGaacaaacagagagaaaaagaaatcaaaaggtCATTTAGATCTGCTTCTCCAGTCCCCACCATTCCTGCAAATTCTTTCCAGCTTGAGTCTGACTTCAGGAAGTTGAAGGACTGCCCGGAAAATATGTACTTGTACCTGAAG caaatagaGCCTTCGCTTTATCCAAAACTGTTCCAGAAATCCTTAGATCCAGACTTGTTTAACCAGATACTGAAAATTCTACATGATTTCTACATTGA GAAAGAGGAGCCATCGCTCATCCTTGAAATCCTCCAGAGGCTATCTGAACTAAAAAGATTTGATATGGCAGTAATGTTTATGTCAGgctcagagaaaaaaa ttacACAGGTGTTGTTCAATCACATGAACCACATGGGATTGAAAGGTACTTCTGTTGAAGAATTGGAGAAGAAATATGGCATTTTCTCTCAGTGA
- the RPAP3 gene encoding RNA polymerase II-associated protein 3 isoform X2, giving the protein MREPSCKEPAVGAWIKALAQRCAASGGRRITMSAPNKALELQLQMKQNAEELQDFMRELESWEKDIKEVDSELRKQSGVPEENLPPIRNKAFKKKKKSKSKVPSKITTEENKKNKIKSYDYEAWGKLDVDKILEELDKEDSTHDSVSPESDSEEDGIRIDTEKALAEKEKGNNYFKQGNFDEAIKCYTRGMHSDPYNPVLPTNRASAFYRMKKFSVAESDCNLALALDKNYIKAYARRGAARFALKNLQGAKEDYEKVLELDANNFEAKNELKKIDQALSSKESSEQKEFEDAVRPELTDEEKKCIEDQQLKQKAITEKDLGNGYFKEGKYEAAIDCYTRGIAADGTNALLPANRAMAYLKIEKYEEAENDCTQALLLDASYSKAFARRGAARVALGKLKEAMQDFEAVLKLEPGNKQAINELTKIRNELAEKEQWTHQEYPAVLIKETEIKNIVKLIDNPLHLKSTKPLRRIAIEEIDDDTPNSDLPSATSLVNNWRNSMSVETTENLDQDDQLTTMDIPKAKHLKIEEISDTSPLQLPAGVKGISSVLHPSLPVNKQREKEIKRSFRSASPVPTIPANSFQLESDFRKLKDCPENMYLYLKQIEPSLYPKLFQKSLDPDLFNQILKILHDFYIEKEEPSLILEILQRLSELKRFDMAVMFMSGSEKKITQVLFNHMNHMGLKGTSVEELEKKYGIFSQ; this is encoded by the exons ATGCGGGAGCCGTCCTGCAAAGAGCCCGCCGTCGGCGCCTGGATTAAGGCCCTTGCTCAGCGGTGTGCGGCAAGCGGCGGTAGGCGG ATTACAATGAGTGCACCAAATAAAGCGCTAGAACTACAGctgcaaatgaagcaaaatgCTGAAGAGCTGCAGGATTTTATGAGAGAATTGGAGAGCTGGGAAAAAGATATCAAAGAAGTGGATTCTGAACTAAGGAAACAGAGTGGTGTCCCAGAAGAG AATTTGCCACCAATTCGAAACAaggcttttaagaaaaagaagaaaagcaaaagtaaagtCCCTTCAAAGATAACCAcggaggaaaacaagaaaaacaaaatcaagtctTACGATTATGAAGCATGGGGAAAACTTGATGTG GATAAAATACTTGAAGAACTTGATAAAGAAGATAGTACTCATGATTCTGTATCTCCAGAATCAGACTCCGAAGAAGATGGAATTCGTATAGATACGGAAAAGGCtcttgcagagaaggaaaag GGTAATAACTACTTTAAACAAGGGAACTTTGATGAAGCTATAAAATGCTACACTAGAGGGATGCATTCTGATCCATACAATCCAGTATTGCCCACAAATAGAGCATCTGCTTTTTATAGAATGAAAAA GTTTTCTGTTGCAGAATCTGACTGCAATTTAGCACTTGCTTTAGATAAAAATTACATAAAGGCTTATGCCAGAAGAGGGGCTGCTcgctttgctttgaaaaatcttCAAGGTGCTAAAGAAG ATTATGAAAAAGTTTTAGAGCTGGATGCAAACAACTTTGAAGCaaaaaatgaactgaagaaaattGATCAG GCTTTGTCATCAAAAGAAAGTTCAGAACAGAAAGAGTTTGAAGATGCAGTCAGACCAGAATTAACAGATGAAGAGAAGAAATGCATTGAAGACCAGCAGCTCAAGCAGAAGGCTATTACAGAAAAAGATCTG GGTAATGGTTATTTCAAAGAAGGAAAGTATGAGGCTGCAATAGACTGTTACACCCGTGGTATAGCAGCAGATGGCACCAATGCGCTTCTGCCAGCTAACAGAGCCATGGCCTATCTAAAAATTGAAAA ATatgaagaggcagaaaatgaCTGTACACAAGCTCTGCTCTTGGATGCCTCCTATTCTAAAGCCTTTGCCAGAAGAGGAGCTGCCAGAGTTGCTCTTGGAAAGCTGAAAGAAGCTATGCAAG ATTTTGAAGCTGTTCTGAAGTTGGAACCTGGAAATAAACAAGCAATAAATGAACTCACTAAAATAAGGAAT gaattggCTGAGAAAGAACAGTGGACTCATCAAGAATATCCTGCAGTATtgataaaagaaacagaaataaaaaatatagtgaAACTGATTGATAATCCATTACACCTGAAATCAACA AAACCTTTGCGAAGAATAGCCATTGAAGAAATTGATGATGACACACCAAATAGTGATTTGCCAAGCGCTACTTCTTTAGTCAATAACTGGAGGAATTCAATGAGTGTTGAAACAACAGAGAATCTAGATCAGGATGATCAGTTGACTACAATGGACATTCCAAAAGCAAAGCACTTGAAAATAGAAGAAATCAGTGATACATCACCATTACA GCTTCCTGCTGGTGTGAAAGGAATTTCGTCAGTGTTGCATCCATCCTTACCTGTGaacaaacagagagaaaaagaaatcaaaaggtCATTTAGATCTGCTTCTCCAGTCCCCACCATTCCTGCAAATTCTTTCCAGCTTGAGTCTGACTTCAGGAAGTTGAAGGACTGCCCGGAAAATATGTACTTGTACCTGAAG caaatagaGCCTTCGCTTTATCCAAAACTGTTCCAGAAATCCTTAGATCCAGACTTGTTTAACCAGATACTGAAAATTCTACATGATTTCTACATTGA GAAAGAGGAGCCATCGCTCATCCTTGAAATCCTCCAGAGGCTATCTGAACTAAAAAGATTTGATATGGCAGTAATGTTTATGTCAGgctcagagaaaaaaa ttacACAGGTGTTGTTCAATCACATGAACCACATGGGATTGAAAGGTACTTCTGTTGAAGAATTGGAGAAGAAATATGGCATTTTCTCTCAGTGA
- the ATP23 gene encoding mitochondrial inner membrane protease ATP23 homolog isoform X1: MRPRSAALRLTARGPRPSALPGHAPSASRGGELARRLALPCLLPFAPPPGTVAGRRGEGQGSAMEQGEAASSPAAEEKAAAAAGEEAEEEEDDFGYQLFPDRNKKPQSFLVRSLFTFHNRCQLMLRMTLDTNPYAQLLLEAMKQSGCTVFNDRHFSCENCDGCVSGGFDSATSQIVLCQNNIRHQSHMNRVVTHELIHAFDHCRAHVDWFKNVKHLACSEIRAANLSGDCTLMNEIARFKFGLKGHHQTCVRDRAIRSILAVRKVSKETAEKAVDEVFDACFNDLEPFGRIPHSKTDAKRAYRDFQNRDRYNANL, translated from the exons ATGCGCCCGCGCTCCGCCGCGCTTCGTCTCACGGCCCGCGGTCCGCGGCCCTCCGCGCTGCCTGGCCACGCCCCCTCCGCCTCACGTGGCGGGGAGCTGGCCCGGCGATTGGCGCTGCCGTGCCTTTTGCCCTTTGCCCCGCCGCCGGGGACGGTGGCCGGCAGgcgcggggaggggcaggggtcGGCCATGGAGCAAGGGGAGGCTGCCTCGTCGCCGGCGGCTGAGgagaaggcggcggcggcggcgggggaggaggcggaggaggaggaggatgacttCGGCTACCAGCTCTTCCCGGACCGGAACAAGAAACCGCAGAGCTTCTTGGTCCGCAGCCTCTTCACCTTCCACAACAGGTGCCAGCTGATGCTGAGGATGACCCTGGACACGA ATCCATATGCTCAACTTCTTCTTGAGGCTATGAAGCAATCTGGCTG CACTGTCTTCAATGACCGGCACTTTTCTTGTGAAAACTGTGATGGCTGTGTCAGTGGAGGTTTTGATTCTGCCACATCTCAG ATTGTTCTTTGTCAGAACAACATTCGCCACCAATCCCATATGAACCGGGTGGTCACACATGAATTGATTCATGCTTTTGATCACTGCCGTGCACATGTTGACTGGTTTAAAAACGTCAAACACTTAGCATGTTCAGAG ATTCGAGCTGCTAATCTCAGTGGAGACTGTACACTGATGAATGAAATAGCCAGGTTTAAATTTGGATTAAAAGGACACCATCAG ACTTGTGTACGGGACAGAGCAATTCGTTCCATTCTGGCTGTTAGAAAAGTTAGCAAAGAAACGGCAGAAAAAGCTGTGGATGAAGTTTTTGATGCCTGCTTCAATGATCTGGAACCTTTTGGAAGAATCCCGCACAGTAAAACAGATGCAAAACGCGCTTACAGAGACTTTCAGAACAGAGATCGCTATAATGCtaatttgtaa
- the ATP23 gene encoding mitochondrial inner membrane protease ATP23 homolog isoform X2: protein MKQSGCTVFNDRHFSCENCDGCVSGGFDSATSQIVLCQNNIRHQSHMNRVVTHELIHAFDHCRAHVDWFKNVKHLACSEIRAANLSGDCTLMNEIARFKFGLKGHHQTCVRDRAIRSILAVRKVSKETAEKAVDEVFDACFNDLEPFGRIPHSKTDAKRAYRDFQNRDRYNANL from the exons ATGAAGCAATCTGGCTG CACTGTCTTCAATGACCGGCACTTTTCTTGTGAAAACTGTGATGGCTGTGTCAGTGGAGGTTTTGATTCTGCCACATCTCAG ATTGTTCTTTGTCAGAACAACATTCGCCACCAATCCCATATGAACCGGGTGGTCACACATGAATTGATTCATGCTTTTGATCACTGCCGTGCACATGTTGACTGGTTTAAAAACGTCAAACACTTAGCATGTTCAGAG ATTCGAGCTGCTAATCTCAGTGGAGACTGTACACTGATGAATGAAATAGCCAGGTTTAAATTTGGATTAAAAGGACACCATCAG ACTTGTGTACGGGACAGAGCAATTCGTTCCATTCTGGCTGTTAGAAAAGTTAGCAAAGAAACGGCAGAAAAAGCTGTGGATGAAGTTTTTGATGCCTGCTTCAATGATCTGGAACCTTTTGGAAGAATCCCGCACAGTAAAACAGATGCAAAACGCGCTTACAGAGACTTTCAGAACAGAGATCGCTATAATGCtaatttgtaa